Part of the candidate division KSB1 bacterium genome, AGCCTCGAGATCGAAATCCTGAGAATTTGAGAAGATGGCTGTATTAAATGTTGAAGGTAAATAGAATTTCGTTACCACCTTCGCATCCATTAGCTTGTGGTCTACCTGGCCGTAATCAGTCGAATGGGTTGTCAGCAGGTCTTCGTAAGCTTGTAAAAATGGTGATGGGCCGGTTTTTAGTTCATTCCAAACAAGAACTACCCAGCCCTTTGGTATTAAAATGCGGCGAAACTCCTGTTTGGCCTTCTCGTGATCGAACCAGTGAAATGCCTGCGCAGAAGTGATGATGTCTACAGAATGATCGTCGAGTGTTGTCGCTTCTGCATCACCGGTGATGCTGGAAAATTGTTTGTTACTTGCCAAAATTCGTTCGGCCTCTGCGCGCATTTCAGGGTTAGGCTCCACCGCAAAAACGGCATTGCCATTGTCTAACAGGAATTTAGTGAAAATGCCGGTTCCGGATCCGATGTCGGCGATGATGGATCCAGGCGTTAAATTACATTTTTCTTTTAATAAATTTAGTATTTTTGCTGGGTACCCTGGCCGGTATTTAGTGTAGTTTCCTACCCGGTCTGAGAATCTTTGGGTTGGATTTTTGTTCATGGTTTACACTGAAGCTTTGTTGACTCCTTAAGTGGTCTGGTTCATAAATACGGTGTCGTATTTTCAAATAGAGCTATTGAGCTGTAGAAATTTGTTTATCTCAATTACCCCTCCTAACCTCCCCTTATCAAGGGGAGGAATTTCCCCTCCTTGTTTAAGGAGGGGGTAGGGGAGGTTACCCGGAATCAATGCCAAACTTATTAAACCTTATTCCAAATCCTCGGCCACAAAAACAATTTGATTGCCTTTGGGATTCACGGCAATTCTGCTGATGTTTTTAATTCCTGAACTGGAAAAGTCTGCAATTTCGTGCCAATGTTTTGTTTTTCCAGGCATGTATTCATATAGTTTAGCGCCATTTCCCATAACGATTCTGCCATCCGCGGTCCAGGCATAATCCTCACTGCCGGGTATGGTTTTGATTAAATAATCGATCTCATAATTTATCAGTGAAAGACTGGTGATAAACCATGGCTCTTGAGAAATTTTATGGACGAAACTGACGGCATTGATACCTGGAATTTTATGGAGAGAGCGGCCGACATTGCCGACAAAGGTTTCGGTTTTCCCGGTTCGTACATCTGCAATCTGCAAAGTAGGCGGGTTGCCC contains:
- a CDS encoding class I SAM-dependent methyltransferase; its protein translation is MNKNPTQRFSDRVGNYTKYRPGYPAKILNLLKEKCNLTPGSIIADIGSGTGIFTKFLLDNGNAVFAVEPNPEMRAEAERILASNKQFSSITGDAEATTLDDHSVDIITSAQAFHWFDHEKAKQEFRRILIPKGWVVLVWNELKTGPSPFLQAYEDLLTTHSTDYGQVDHKLMDAKVVTKFYLPSTFNTAIFSNSQDFDLEALKGRLLSSSYAPNASHPNHKPMMAEIEQIFAAHNISGKVRFEYKTQVYYGRL